A genome region from Buchnera aphidicola (Cinara splendens) includes the following:
- the fdx gene encoding ISC system 2Fe-2S type ferredoxin gives MPKVIFYPHKFILPEGLSVQGKTGETILDIALFNKIKMEHACEKSCACCTCHCIIRQGFYSLSPCQEKEEDLLDKAWGLEKYSRLGCQARLGKEDVEVEIPLYHVNHVNE, from the coding sequence ATGCCAAAAGTAATCTTTTATCCTCATAAATTTATATTACCAGAAGGATTGTCAGTACAAGGAAAAACAGGAGAAACAATTCTTGATATAGCTTTATTTAATAAAATAAAAATGGAACATGCATGTGAAAAATCATGTGCATGTTGTACATGTCACTGTATTATTAGACAAGGTTTTTATTCTTTATCACCTTGTCAGGAAAAAGAAGAAGATTTATTGGATAAAGCATGGGGTTTAGAAAAATATAGCCGATTAGGTTGTCAGGCTCGCTTAGGAAAAGAAGATGTAGAAGTAGAAATACCATTATATCATGTAAATCATGTTAATGAATAA
- the der gene encoding ribosome biogenesis GTPase Der yields the protein MILKITLVGRSNVGKSSIFNFLTRGNSSLVSNTLKTTRDRNYGFFFLKNRQFCIIDTAGIEYVEKKEIIQIESYKQTKIAVRESNFLIFVVDAYTGIKNLDFFILKKIRKTNKPIFLLINKIDRKNLRNNIIDFYDFGIKTICKISILHRIGISDFFKKIWIFYKKFFQNNYNQKILYDSLQSKVCISICFLGKTNSGKSSIINSLLNKNRIITSSIPGTTRDIVKDSLYIKNIEYIFTDTAGIKKINKRNTFLEHLSEKNSIKSIKFNQIICIVIDSSIGICAQDLSIINTTIKSGKSFFIILNKWDLIPSHQKTKIKNLICNRLQFIKNIAIIYVSALHKIGLNKIFNQINIIYKESLKNFSTSYLTKILNKAILQHPLPSGITGKVIRLKYAHFGNKNPIFIIIHGTQIQYIPLTYKKYLMHFFQRKLQIQNTPIKLFFKNSFNPYIYKKN from the coding sequence ATGATCCTGAAAATAACTTTGGTAGGTAGATCAAATGTAGGAAAATCTAGTATATTTAATTTTTTAACACGGGGAAATTCTTCTCTTGTAAGTAATACATTAAAGACTACAAGAGATAGGAATTATGGTTTTTTTTTTCTTAAAAATCGTCAATTTTGTATTATTGATACAGCAGGTATTGAATATGTAGAAAAGAAAGAAATCATACAAATAGAGTCGTATAAACAAACAAAAATAGCAGTACGAGAATCAAATTTTTTGATTTTTGTAGTTGATGCGTATACAGGAATAAAAAATTTAGATTTTTTTATACTAAAAAAAATCAGGAAAACAAACAAACCAATTTTTTTACTAATTAATAAAATTGATAGAAAAAATTTACGTAATAACATAATTGATTTTTATGATTTTGGAATTAAAACAATATGTAAAATTTCTATACTTCACCGTATTGGTATATCTGATTTTTTTAAAAAAATATGGATATTTTATAAAAAATTTTTTCAAAATAATTACAATCAAAAAATATTATATGATTCATTACAATCTAAAGTTTGTATAAGTATTTGTTTTTTAGGAAAAACTAATTCAGGTAAATCTAGTATAATTAATAGTTTATTAAATAAAAATAGAATAATTACTAGTTCTATTCCAGGAACCACAAGGGATATTGTAAAAGATTCACTATATATTAAAAATATTGAATATATCTTCACAGATACTGCAGGAATTAAAAAAATAAATAAAAGAAATACTTTTCTAGAGCATTTATCTGAAAAAAATTCTATAAAATCAATTAAATTTAATCAAATAATCTGTATTGTAATAGACTCTTCTATAGGAATATGTGCACAAGATCTATCTATAATTAATACTACTATTAAATCTGGAAAATCTTTTTTTATCATTCTAAATAAGTGGGATTTAATCCCATCTCATCAAAAAACTAAAATTAAGAATTTAATTTGTAATCGTTTACAATTTATTAAAAATATAGCTATTATTTATGTGTCTGCACTACATAAAATAGGATTAAATAAAATTTTTAATCAAATAAATATTATTTACAAAGAATCTTTAAAAAATTTTAGTACATCATATTTAACAAAAATTTTAAATAAAGCAATTTTACAACATCCTTTACCTTCGGGTATAACTGGAAAAGTAATACGATTAAAATATGCACATTTTGGAAATAAAAATCCAATATTTATTATTATTCACGGTACACAAATACAATATATACCGTTAACATACAAAAAATATTTAATGCATTTTTTTCAAAGAAAATTACAAATCCAGAATACACCCATAAAGTTATTTTTTAAAAATAGTTTTAATCCGTATATTTATAAAAAAAATTGA